Proteins co-encoded in one Spirosoma endbachense genomic window:
- a CDS encoding dihydrodipicolinate synthase family protein — MNWQGVFPALTTKFTADEELDLAAFSANLAAQLNAGVDGIILGGSLGEASTLSNDEKDTLVKTAVDYVDGQVPVVLNIAEGATREAVRIAERAAGMGVSGLMLLPPMRYKADERETCTYFKAIAAATDLPIMIYNNPVDYKIEVTLDMFEELVELPTIQAVKESTRDISNVTRLRNRFGDRIKILCGVDTLAMEELVMGADGWVAGLVCAFPRETVAIYRLVKAGRYDEARAIYRWFLPLLELDIHPKLVQYIKLAETAVGLGTEYVRAPRLPLAGSERERILNVINTGLANRPKLPALEELVHVD, encoded by the coding sequence ATCAACTGGCAAGGCGTGTTTCCGGCCTTAACGACCAAATTCACAGCAGACGAAGAACTCGATCTGGCAGCATTCAGCGCTAATCTGGCAGCACAGCTCAACGCGGGTGTAGACGGCATTATTCTGGGTGGCTCGCTCGGCGAAGCCAGTACGCTTTCCAATGACGAGAAAGATACACTCGTCAAAACAGCCGTTGATTATGTTGACGGACAGGTTCCAGTGGTGTTAAACATCGCTGAGGGAGCCACGCGGGAAGCCGTTCGCATTGCCGAACGGGCCGCCGGGATGGGCGTTAGTGGGTTAATGTTGTTGCCGCCGATGCGCTACAAAGCCGACGAACGTGAAACGTGCACGTACTTTAAAGCCATTGCCGCAGCTACCGACCTGCCGATTATGATTTACAACAACCCGGTTGATTATAAAATCGAGGTGACACTCGACATGTTCGAGGAATTGGTTGAATTGCCGACCATTCAGGCCGTTAAAGAATCGACCCGCGATATATCGAATGTTACCCGGCTCCGCAACCGCTTTGGCGACCGGATCAAAATTCTGTGCGGTGTCGATACGCTGGCGATGGAAGAACTGGTTATGGGTGCCGATGGCTGGGTAGCCGGGCTGGTCTGTGCGTTCCCACGCGAAACAGTAGCCATCTACAGACTCGTCAAAGCAGGCCGTTACGACGAAGCCCGTGCCATTTATCGCTGGTTTCTGCCCCTGCTCGAATTGGATATTCATCCCAAACTTGTACAATACATTAAATTAGCTGAAACGGCCGTTGGACTTGGCACAGAGTATGTCCGCGCTCCACGCCTGCCACTCGCCGGTTCTGAACGCGAGCGTATCCTGAACGTCATAAACACAGGTCTCGCCAACCGGCCAAAACTACCCGCACTGGAAGAGTTGGTTCATGTAGACTGA
- a CDS encoding M1 family metallopeptidase — MTRLTLVLLLITLPLLVSAQQYEFTHDDTLRGSITPERAWWDLAFYHLKVRVQPTDSTLSGSTMIRYRVLKPGQTMQVDLQRPLRVVNVEQDGESLKFRQDGNAYFVALTKRQQPGQTESITVQYAGKPRIAKRPPWDGGMVWSRDKSGNWFIATACQGLGASAWWPCKDHMYDEPDSMAISVTVPEGLTDVSNGRLRQVITNPDHTSTFNWYVTNPINNYGVNLNIGQYEHWSEKYAGEKGPLSIDFYALRDDVDSARSQFKQVTQMMKAFEHWFGPYPFYEDGYKLVETPYLGMEHQSSVTYGNKFRNGYLGRDLSKTGWGLLWDFIIVHESGHEWFANNITYKDVADMWIHESFTNYSENLFTEYYYGKDAGAQYVIGCRGNIRNDKPIIGIYNVNHSGSGDMYYKGGNMLHTIRQLVNDDEKWRQLLRGMNKTFYHQTVTTQQIEDYMSQQTGLNLKPIFDQYLRDTRIPVLEYRPVAGGFQYRWTNCVAGFDMPVRVCLDESGPYKQLTPSAQWKTLPARGAVTLIPDANYYVLSKLVSSL; from the coding sequence ATGACCCGATTGACATTAGTCCTGCTGCTGATTACTCTGCCCCTTCTGGTATCAGCCCAACAGTATGAATTTACCCATGACGACACCCTACGCGGCTCCATCACGCCCGAACGGGCCTGGTGGGATCTTGCTTTTTATCATCTTAAAGTCCGGGTTCAGCCTACGGATAGCACGCTTAGCGGCTCTACGATGATCCGGTATCGCGTTCTGAAGCCAGGGCAAACCATGCAGGTAGATCTCCAGCGGCCGCTGCGGGTGGTAAACGTTGAACAGGATGGCGAGTCACTCAAATTCCGGCAGGATGGCAACGCGTATTTTGTTGCCTTGACCAAGCGACAACAACCCGGCCAGACGGAATCCATCACGGTGCAGTATGCCGGAAAACCGCGCATTGCCAAACGTCCCCCCTGGGATGGCGGTATGGTCTGGTCGCGGGATAAATCGGGCAACTGGTTCATTGCCACTGCCTGCCAGGGATTGGGCGCCAGTGCGTGGTGGCCCTGCAAAGATCACATGTACGACGAACCGGATTCGATGGCGATCAGCGTGACGGTTCCTGAAGGTTTAACCGATGTTTCGAATGGTCGGCTGCGGCAGGTAATAACGAATCCTGACCATACAAGCACCTTCAACTGGTACGTAACCAACCCGATCAACAACTACGGTGTAAACCTGAACATCGGGCAATATGAACACTGGAGTGAGAAATATGCAGGTGAAAAAGGTCCGCTTTCCATCGACTTCTATGCCCTGCGCGACGACGTCGATTCCGCTCGTTCGCAATTCAAACAGGTTACGCAGATGATGAAAGCGTTTGAGCATTGGTTTGGGCCCTATCCGTTCTACGAAGACGGCTACAAACTGGTCGAAACACCTTATCTGGGTATGGAACACCAAAGCTCGGTCACGTATGGCAACAAATTTCGGAATGGGTATCTGGGCCGCGATTTATCGAAAACAGGCTGGGGATTGCTCTGGGATTTTATCATTGTCCACGAATCGGGGCATGAGTGGTTCGCCAACAACATTACCTACAAAGACGTAGCCGATATGTGGATTCATGAGAGCTTTACGAACTACTCCGAAAATCTGTTTACGGAATATTATTACGGGAAAGATGCCGGGGCACAGTATGTGATCGGCTGTCGAGGTAACATTCGTAACGACAAACCCATTATCGGCATTTACAATGTTAATCATAGCGGCTCCGGCGATATGTATTACAAGGGCGGCAACATGCTTCACACCATCCGGCAGCTTGTTAACGACGACGAGAAATGGCGGCAACTCCTGCGTGGGATGAACAAAACGTTCTATCACCAGACCGTTACGACTCAGCAAATCGAGGACTATATGAGCCAGCAGACGGGTCTGAATCTCAAACCCATTTTCGATCAATATCTGCGCGACACCCGAATTCCAGTACTCGAATATCGCCCGGTTGCGGGTGGGTTTCAATACCGCTGGACAAATTGCGTCGCTGGATTCGACATGCCCGTGCGCGTATGCCTCGATGAATCGGGGCCGTATAAGCAGCTAACGCCAAGCGCGCAATGGAAAACGTTGCCAGCCAGGGGTGCAGTAACGCTTATCCCGGATGCAAATTATTATGTACTGAGTAAGTTAGTGAGTAGTCTATAA
- a CDS encoding heavy metal-binding domain-containing protein, whose translation MLITTTPNIEGKQITQYVGLVNGEAIIGANLVKDFFTTIRDVVGGHSGAYVQALREAKSFAIKEMIDQATRLGANAVIGVDLDYQTIGSNGAMLMVSANGTAVIVE comes from the coding sequence ATGCTCATAACCACTACTCCTAACATCGAAGGCAAACAAATTACCCAATACGTCGGTCTGGTCAACGGGGAAGCCATTATCGGCGCGAATCTCGTCAAGGATTTCTTTACTACGATACGGGATGTAGTTGGCGGCCACTCCGGGGCCTATGTACAGGCGCTACGCGAAGCAAAAAGTTTTGCCATCAAGGAAATGATTGATCAGGCTACCCGGCTTGGAGCCAATGCCGTTATTGGAGTCGACTTAGACTATCAGACCATCGGCAGCAACGGGGCTATGCTCATGGTCAGCGCCAATGGCACGGCTGTTATTGTTGAATAG
- a CDS encoding S9 family peptidase has protein sequence MHWSADGNAYASVEQGDLVRTDIRTGHKTPLITKDKFRKPGSDQPLVITDFAFTPDSSQLLIFTNTARVWRYNTRGDYFLLNRTSGQLRQLGAGSGASTLPAQSLMYAKFSPDGRKIGYVSDHNLFVDDVATGKRTQLTTDGTRKRINGTFDWAYEEEFDCRDGFRWSPDSKRIAYWQIDATRIRDYLMLNTTDSSYSHIVPVEYPKVGENPSPARIGIVAATGGATNWLTIPGDPQQHYLTRMEWFPNTDAVIVQQLNRKQNESKLFSCNPTNGSSSLISTETDKAWIDGKDRWSPAGPAGWEWLNGGKAFVWVSEKDGWRHIYRVSADGKQEVLLTPGSYDISTISHIDEASNQIYFIASPENTNQRYLYRTRLDGKGKAERVTPAGLAGTHGYTISPNGRLATHTFTSYQTPPAREWITLPDHKPVIESESIAARVKPVPKSNVSFFNLTTEDGITVDGWMAKPTDFDSTKKYPVVFFVYGEPASSTVNDVFSVGSNNMFVGDMAKAGYIYVALDNRGTPNLKGAAWRKSIYRQIGRINIRDQAMGAKKLLAQHAYMDTSRVAVWGWSGGGSTTLHLLFQYPDIYKTGISIAAVGNQLFYDNIYQERYMGLPQENREDFVAGSPVTYAKNLKGNLLYIHGTGDDNVHYDNAEVLINELIKYNKQFQVMPYPNRTHSISEGPGTSQHLHTLYTNYLLQHCPPGPR, from the coding sequence ATGCACTGGTCAGCCGATGGCAATGCCTACGCGTCGGTCGAACAGGGCGACCTGGTTAGAACAGACATTCGTACTGGCCATAAAACGCCATTGATCACGAAAGACAAATTCCGTAAGCCAGGTTCTGACCAACCGCTGGTCATTACGGATTTTGCGTTCACACCCGACAGCAGTCAGCTTCTGATTTTCACGAACACCGCGCGTGTCTGGCGATACAATACACGGGGCGATTACTTTCTGCTAAACCGAACAAGTGGCCAGCTCCGGCAACTCGGAGCTGGTTCCGGTGCATCGACACTACCCGCTCAATCGTTGATGTACGCGAAATTTTCTCCGGATGGCAGGAAAATAGGCTATGTCAGCGATCACAATCTGTTCGTAGACGATGTGGCAACAGGTAAGCGAACTCAACTCACGACCGATGGTACACGTAAGCGTATTAATGGAACCTTCGACTGGGCTTATGAAGAAGAGTTCGATTGCCGTGACGGTTTTCGGTGGAGTCCCGACAGCAAACGCATTGCCTACTGGCAAATTGACGCCACCCGCATCCGGGACTACCTGATGCTGAATACAACTGACTCCAGTTACTCGCATATTGTACCCGTTGAATATCCTAAAGTTGGCGAGAACCCTTCTCCTGCCCGGATTGGGATCGTGGCGGCAACTGGTGGAGCCACCAACTGGCTGACCATCCCAGGCGATCCGCAGCAGCACTACCTCACCCGAATGGAGTGGTTCCCAAATACGGACGCTGTTATTGTCCAGCAATTGAACCGTAAACAGAACGAGAGTAAGTTATTTAGTTGCAACCCAACCAACGGTTCGTCCAGCCTCATTTCAACGGAGACAGACAAAGCATGGATCGATGGCAAAGACCGCTGGAGCCCTGCTGGTCCTGCTGGCTGGGAGTGGCTCAACGGCGGCAAAGCGTTCGTCTGGGTATCCGAAAAAGACGGCTGGCGGCATATTTACCGCGTTAGTGCCGATGGCAAACAGGAGGTCTTGCTAACGCCCGGTTCCTACGATATTTCGACAATCAGCCACATCGACGAAGCGAGTAATCAAATTTACTTCATCGCATCCCCCGAGAACACGAATCAGCGGTATCTGTACCGCACTCGTCTGGATGGGAAGGGAAAAGCAGAGCGCGTAACACCCGCCGGACTGGCCGGTACGCACGGCTATACGATTTCGCCCAACGGTCGGCTGGCAACGCACACATTTACGAGCTACCAAACGCCCCCAGCGCGCGAATGGATAACCCTCCCCGACCACAAACCGGTCATCGAATCAGAAAGTATTGCCGCTCGGGTTAAACCTGTTCCGAAATCAAACGTCAGCTTTTTCAACCTGACCACCGAAGATGGCATTACGGTGGATGGGTGGATGGCTAAACCAACCGACTTCGACAGTACGAAAAAATACCCGGTTGTTTTTTTCGTCTATGGCGAACCAGCCAGCAGCACAGTCAATGATGTTTTTTCGGTGGGGAGCAACAACATGTTCGTGGGCGATATGGCCAAAGCGGGCTACATCTACGTTGCCCTCGACAACCGGGGAACGCCCAACCTGAAAGGTGCTGCCTGGCGCAAGTCCATTTACCGCCAGATTGGTCGTATCAACATCCGCGATCAGGCGATGGGGGCTAAGAAATTATTAGCACAGCATGCTTATATGGACACCAGCCGCGTGGCCGTATGGGGCTGGAGTGGCGGTGGTTCTACAACCTTACACCTGTTGTTTCAATATCCGGATATTTACAAAACGGGTATATCCATTGCCGCTGTGGGCAACCAGCTCTTCTACGACAATATCTATCAGGAGCGTTATATGGGCCTGCCTCAGGAAAACCGCGAGGATTTTGTAGCCGGATCACCCGTTACGTACGCCAAAAACCTGAAAGGAAACCTACTCTATATTCACGGTACTGGCGACGATAATGTCCATTACGACAATGCTGAAGTGCTCATCAATGAGTTGATCAAATACAACAAGCAGTTTCAGGTAATGCCTTATCCGAACCGGACACACAGCATTTCGGAAGGACCGGGCACATCGCAGCATCTGCACACGTTGTACACCAATTATCTGCTTCAACACTGCCCTCCGGGCCCTCGTTAA
- a CDS encoding outer membrane beta-barrel family protein — protein MKSAQWTFAIIILLFSQASGQTTLTGAIRDGAGKPLPYASVALLNARDSSTAKGTASDQQGAYAFENVRIGQYIVRATAVGYQKMHSMILDVSNTPTHVPTLALSEITGKLAEVQVTAKKPFVEQQLDRMVINVANSIVGSGSTALEVLEKSPGVTVDYQNERLQLRGKDGVIVQIDGKQTYLSAQDVIALLRSMSSDNIEKIELITNPSAKYDAAGNSGIINIRLKKNNSVGTNGSVSVAGGTGQYDRERGSLQLNHRTPKLNLFGNYSLNRGGNYWDFKLDRNQPDPSATDPARRNVVSQYTHLIFRDLGQNTKAGLDFSPSKTTTIGVVWTGFWSDHHEHGPAGASFRRGDGQPVYLQTSTEKTYSTVSQNQIGNLNLQHSFGEKGGQLSADFDIGHFNRQYSNSLLTETLIATSDVNPPTGGLLITQPSTVDIRTVKADYSRPLSKGWKLETGLKSASVQTDNDLRLSSGPDGVLVPDLTLSNHFQYTERVNAVYASVSGKWGNSAVQVGLRTEHTHSEGNSLTLNQVVVRDYLKWFPSVFVSRPLSANQTFTFSYSYRIDRPNYQNLNPARGYVDPYAYSQGNAYLKPQFTHALEGKLSLKNGMFGSLGANYTTDLMFFTIHALEGNKTYVTTENLGSAQGYTLTLSWPLTVVKGWQLQTNVLGYYNRFEYDYEGTVLQVQNLAGRLNGNNAFTLGHGWTAELNGWVSTPAVNGIWQSPWLGAMDTGIQKTVSSSLKLKFSVQDVFHTNRFRPSVETANGQQAGVLTFDTRIALLNLTYSFGNQKLKGERQRRTGSDDETRRAN, from the coding sequence ATGAAATCAGCACAATGGACTTTTGCCATAATCATCTTATTGTTTAGCCAGGCATCCGGACAAACGACACTTACAGGAGCCATTCGCGACGGTGCCGGCAAACCCCTGCCCTATGCGAGTGTGGCCTTGCTCAACGCCCGTGATTCGAGTACGGCCAAAGGAACAGCCAGTGATCAGCAGGGAGCATACGCCTTTGAGAATGTTCGGATTGGGCAGTATATCGTGCGGGCTACGGCCGTTGGCTATCAGAAAATGCATTCAATGATCCTGGATGTCAGCAATACACCCACTCATGTTCCGACGCTGGCCTTGTCTGAAATTACGGGTAAACTGGCCGAAGTACAGGTAACGGCCAAAAAGCCGTTCGTTGAGCAGCAACTCGACCGTATGGTCATCAACGTTGCCAATAGTATTGTCGGTAGCGGCAGTACAGCGCTCGAAGTGCTCGAAAAGTCGCCGGGTGTAACGGTAGACTATCAAAACGAGCGGCTCCAGCTTCGGGGAAAAGATGGTGTTATTGTTCAGATCGATGGAAAACAGACGTATCTCTCAGCGCAGGATGTCATTGCGCTGCTGAGGAGCATGTCGAGTGATAACATTGAGAAAATCGAACTCATCACGAATCCTTCAGCGAAGTATGACGCAGCCGGAAATTCGGGCATTATCAACATACGGCTCAAAAAGAATAACAGTGTTGGCACCAATGGCTCGGTATCAGTGGCTGGCGGAACGGGCCAATATGATCGGGAACGGGGTAGTCTGCAACTCAATCACCGCACGCCGAAACTGAACCTGTTTGGAAATTACAGCCTGAACCGGGGCGGTAATTACTGGGATTTTAAGCTGGACCGCAATCAGCCTGATCCCAGTGCGACTGATCCGGCACGGCGTAACGTGGTCAGCCAATATACGCACCTGATTTTTCGCGACCTGGGCCAGAATACCAAAGCAGGGCTTGATTTTTCGCCGTCTAAAACGACAACAATAGGCGTGGTGTGGACGGGTTTCTGGAGCGATCATCACGAACATGGACCGGCGGGGGCAAGTTTCCGGCGGGGCGATGGTCAGCCGGTTTACCTCCAGACATCGACTGAAAAAACGTATTCAACGGTTTCGCAAAATCAGATTGGCAATCTCAATCTGCAACATTCGTTCGGCGAAAAGGGCGGTCAGCTATCCGCCGACTTCGACATTGGCCATTTTAATCGTCAATATTCGAACAGCCTCTTAACCGAAACGCTTATTGCCACCAGCGATGTCAATCCGCCAACCGGCGGGCTGTTGATTACACAGCCATCTACAGTGGACATCCGCACGGTAAAGGCCGATTATAGTCGTCCGCTATCGAAAGGCTGGAAGCTGGAAACCGGCCTGAAAAGTGCATCGGTTCAAACCGACAACGATCTTCGTCTGAGCAGCGGCCCAGATGGAGTGTTAGTGCCTGATCTTACCCTATCGAACCATTTTCAGTATACCGAGCGTGTCAATGCTGTTTATGCCAGCGTGTCGGGAAAGTGGGGGAATTCAGCGGTTCAGGTAGGTTTACGAACCGAGCACACTCATTCAGAAGGTAACTCACTAACGCTGAATCAGGTTGTGGTTCGAGATTATTTAAAGTGGTTTCCGAGTGTGTTTGTATCGCGGCCTCTGTCGGCGAACCAGACGTTTACCTTTTCTTATAGCTACCGGATCGACCGGCCGAACTACCAGAACCTGAATCCGGCCAGAGGGTATGTAGACCCATACGCCTATAGCCAGGGGAACGCCTACCTGAAACCTCAGTTTACGCATGCGCTGGAAGGGAAATTAAGTTTAAAAAACGGCATGTTCGGGTCATTGGGAGCCAATTACACAACTGACCTGATGTTCTTTACGATCCATGCACTGGAAGGCAATAAGACCTACGTCACGACTGAAAACCTGGGTAGTGCCCAGGGCTACACCCTGACCTTGAGCTGGCCACTGACCGTTGTGAAAGGCTGGCAGCTACAAACCAATGTACTGGGCTACTATAACCGCTTTGAATATGACTACGAAGGAACCGTTCTGCAGGTACAGAACCTAGCAGGGCGGCTGAACGGCAACAACGCGTTTACGCTGGGCCACGGCTGGACGGCCGAACTCAACGGATGGGTCAGTACGCCCGCTGTAAACGGCATCTGGCAGTCGCCCTGGTTAGGCGCTATGGATACTGGCATTCAAAAAACGGTCTCTTCATCGCTCAAGCTCAAGTTCAGTGTGCAGGACGTGTTTCATACCAATCGTTTCCGCCCATCCGTCGAAACGGCAAATGGGCAACAGGCAGGCGTTCTGACATTCGACACACGTATTGCCCTTCTGAACCTGACCTACTCGTTTGGCAACCAGAAACTGAAGGGCGAACGTCAACGGCGTACCGGCTCCGATGACGAGACCCGACGGGCAAATTAA
- a CDS encoding 4-hydroxyproline epimerase: MKSFFCIDAHTCGNPVRVVTGGSIPYLQGATMSEKRQHFLREYDWIRTGLMFEPRGHDMMSGSILYPPSDPANDVGVLFIETSGCLPMCGHGTIGTVTVAIEQGLVTPKTPGVLNLEVPAGLVRAEYRQEGKKVKSVKITNIKSYLAAENLTVECPDLGTLTVDVAYGGNFYAIVDPQPNFPGIEQFKAEQLIAWARTMRQRMNEQYTFVHPENATINGLSHILWTGEPLDPTSTARNAVFYGDKAIDRSPCGTGTSARLAQWYAKGKLKPGQDFIHESIIGSKFIGRIEAETELNGQPAIIPSVEGWAIIHGFNQILLDEDDPYKYGFQVI; encoded by the coding sequence ATGAAGTCTTTTTTTTGCATTGACGCACACACCTGCGGTAACCCCGTTCGGGTAGTGACAGGTGGTAGTATTCCGTATTTGCAGGGGGCAACGATGAGCGAAAAACGTCAGCATTTCCTGCGCGAATACGACTGGATTCGGACCGGCCTGATGTTTGAGCCACGCGGCCACGATATGATGTCGGGGAGTATACTCTATCCACCCAGCGACCCCGCCAACGATGTGGGTGTTCTGTTCATCGAAACGTCGGGCTGTTTGCCCATGTGCGGTCATGGCACCATCGGTACGGTTACGGTTGCCATTGAGCAGGGGCTGGTGACTCCCAAAACACCGGGTGTTTTGAATCTGGAAGTTCCTGCCGGACTCGTTAGGGCTGAGTACCGGCAGGAAGGCAAAAAGGTCAAATCGGTAAAGATTACGAATATTAAATCGTACCTCGCGGCTGAAAACCTAACGGTAGAATGCCCCGACTTAGGCACATTGACAGTCGATGTAGCCTACGGCGGAAACTTTTATGCCATTGTTGACCCACAACCTAATTTCCCAGGGATAGAGCAGTTTAAGGCCGAACAACTCATTGCCTGGGCGCGAACGATGCGACAGCGGATGAACGAGCAGTACACGTTTGTGCATCCCGAAAATGCTACCATCAATGGACTAAGTCACATTCTCTGGACCGGTGAACCACTTGATCCTACGTCAACTGCCCGCAACGCTGTATTCTACGGCGACAAGGCCATTGACCGATCGCCCTGCGGCACCGGAACCTCAGCCCGATTAGCACAGTGGTATGCCAAAGGCAAACTAAAACCCGGTCAGGATTTTATCCACGAAAGCATAATCGGCTCAAAATTCATCGGTCGCATTGAGGCCGAAACGGAGCTAAATGGCCAGCCTGCCATCATACCCAGCGTTGAAGGCTGGGCTATTATTCACGGATTCAATCAGATCTTACTCGACGAGGATGACCCGTATAAGTATGGATTTCAAGTGATTTAA
- a CDS encoding MBOAT family O-acyltransferase: MVFNSYTFIIFFAVLLGLHNLPFSWKVKKINLLLASYLFYALWNPPFILLLWLSTVVDFYMARLISLEQRPLRRKLLLTVSLVLNLGMLSYFKYGGFLLENFTALLSPVGIVFQAAKPDIILPVGISFYTFVTLSYTLDVYRRKFAPEPSFLNFALFVTFFPHLVAGPIVRPEDLIPQFKTPRRATAEQLSWGLFLLSLGLFMKVTIADGLLAETADLIFSLPFPVQTLDAWMGVLAFSGQIFCDFAGYSTCAIGVSLCLGFVLPENFRYPYAAIGFSDFWRRWHITLSTWLRDYLYIPLGGNRHGSVRTYVNLMITMLLGGLWHGASWTFVIWGGLHGLFLCIERLWRDWSARRRAKVTELVVEGSLISRASVIPPVAVSNSFTRFGLALLTLFLVNITWVFFRAPTFKGAMLLLLAMFGIIPNGATMLTNLAILTVSIITVALIGCHWFMRNSSLVQLSKRLPWWAISLGWTIMLILVILTQKSSGSFIYFQF, from the coding sequence ATGGTCTTTAATTCCTACACATTCATTATCTTTTTTGCTGTACTATTAGGGCTGCACAATTTGCCTTTTTCGTGGAAAGTGAAAAAGATCAACCTGCTACTGGCCAGCTATTTGTTCTACGCACTCTGGAATCCGCCGTTCATTTTACTGCTTTGGCTTTCGACGGTGGTTGATTTTTACATGGCCCGGCTGATTTCGCTCGAACAGCGCCCGCTTCGCCGGAAACTCCTGTTAACGGTTAGCCTCGTATTGAACCTGGGCATGCTCAGTTATTTTAAGTACGGCGGCTTTCTGCTGGAGAATTTTACGGCGTTATTATCACCCGTAGGTATCGTTTTTCAGGCAGCCAAGCCTGATATTATTCTACCGGTCGGCATTTCGTTTTACACGTTCGTGACACTCTCATACACGCTGGATGTCTACCGTCGTAAGTTTGCTCCTGAACCCTCGTTCCTGAACTTTGCCCTATTCGTAACCTTTTTTCCACACCTGGTTGCGGGGCCGATTGTGCGCCCTGAGGATCTGATTCCGCAGTTCAAGACACCACGTCGGGCAACGGCCGAACAACTAAGCTGGGGATTATTTCTTCTATCGCTTGGCTTATTTATGAAAGTCACCATAGCCGATGGCCTGCTGGCCGAAACGGCCGATCTGATTTTCTCGCTCCCGTTCCCGGTGCAGACACTCGACGCATGGATGGGTGTACTAGCCTTTTCGGGGCAGATATTCTGCGACTTTGCGGGCTATTCGACCTGCGCCATCGGTGTATCGTTATGCCTGGGTTTTGTGCTGCCCGAAAATTTTCGTTACCCCTACGCAGCCATTGGTTTTTCTGATTTCTGGCGTCGGTGGCATATTACCCTCTCGACCTGGTTGCGTGATTACCTCTACATTCCGTTGGGGGGCAATCGGCATGGATCGGTTAGAACCTACGTTAACCTGATGATTACCATGCTACTCGGTGGTCTGTGGCATGGAGCGTCGTGGACATTTGTGATTTGGGGCGGATTGCACGGATTATTTCTGTGCATCGAACGGTTATGGCGCGACTGGTCGGCCCGCCGACGCGCGAAAGTGACTGAACTGGTGGTCGAAGGCTCCCTGATTAGCCGGGCTTCGGTTATTCCACCAGTAGCCGTTTCCAACTCATTTACCCGATTTGGCCTTGCCTTACTGACGCTCTTTCTGGTAAATATAACCTGGGTATTTTTTCGGGCTCCTACGTTTAAAGGTGCCATGTTGCTCCTGCTTGCCATGTTTGGCATCATTCCCAATGGGGCGACCATGCTCACGAATCTGGCCATTCTGACCGTCAGTATTATCACCGTGGCATTGATTGGCTGTCACTGGTTTATGCGCAATAGTTCGCTGGTACAATTGTCGAAACGCCTGCCCTGGTGGGCAATCAGTCTTGGTTGGACAATCATGCTGATCCTGGTTATTCTGACCCAGAAAAGCAGCGGATCGTTTATCTATTTTCAATTTTAA